In the Magnetospirillum sp. WYHS-4 genome, AGCGCGGACATCGCGGTGTTCAGCGGCAACCGGGCCCAGTACATGGTGACCCAGAACGCGGACGGCAGCTACAGCGTGCGCGATCTGGTGGTCGGGCGCGACGGCACCGACACGGTGAGCAACGTCGAGAAGTTCCAGTTCGCCGACGGCACGGTGACCTCGTCCAATCTGGTTGGCACCAACCCGTCCGACACCAGCGGCGGATCGGCGGGCACCGAGACGGTCTACGATCTCGACATCTCGGCCAGCCTGGGCGACAGTTCCGAAACGCTCGGCATGATCGTCATCTCGGGCGTGCCGGACGGCGTCAGTTTCAGCGCCGGCACCGATAACGGGAACGGCACCTGGTCCATCGAACGCGAGGACCTGACCGACCTCACCATGACCGTCCAGAGCGGCGTGACCACGGACTTCCAGTTGTCCATCGCGGTCACCTCCACCGATGGAACGTCGACGGCGACCACGGTCCAGACGCTCAGCGTCGATGTGAGTGCGGATGCGGGCGGTGGCGACGAAGGTGGCGATGCGGGCGGCGGCGATGCCGCCGCGGTGGGCATGGACAACGAAGGCCACGATTACGCGGCCCCCGAGGCGCCGGATGCTCCGGACGTGCCGGGCTCCTTCGGATCGACGCTTTCCAGCGGTCACAACACCTACTGGGGCGGCTCGGGCACCGACGTGGTGGACGGCGGTTCCGGCAAGGACACCATGGGCGGTGGTTCGGGCGACGACACGCTCTATGGCAACGCCGACAAGGATACCCTCTACGGCGACGGCGGTAACGACGTGCTTCTGGGCGGTGCCGACAAGGATACCGCCTGGGGCGGCTCGGGCAACGACGTCATCGACGGCGGAACGGGCGACGACTCCATCGGCGGCGACGATGGCAACGACACCCTGTTCGGCGGCGACGGAAAGGATACCGTCTGGGGCGGTTCGGGCGACGACGTGCTGTCGGGTGGCGAGGGTAACGACACCCTGGGAGCCGATTCGGGCAACGATACCGTCTTCGACGGCGCCGGCAACGATACCGTTTACGGCGGCTCCGGCAACGACACCATGGTGGCCGGCTCGGGCGACGACGACGTCTACGGCGAATCGGGCAACGACCTGTTCGTCTTCGGCGGCGGCGCGGGCAGCGACTACTTCGATGGCGGCAGCGGCTGGTCCGATACCATCCAACTGACCGGCATCAGCAACAAGCCGAATGCCGGCGACTGGACGCTCGAACTCGACAGCGACGTGGGCTACACCGAAACCGAAGCCGGCCTGGAGTTCGAGGGCGACGTCTCCGGCACCATCCGCCTGGAAGACGGCAGCGAACTTACATTCTCGGGCGTCGAAAAGATCGAGTGGTAGGAAGCAACGGCATCATACCAACCGGCCAATGAATTGGCCGGTTGGTATCTTCATCTTTACCCTTGCCGGGCGCTCGCTTGGCCGCGGCCTCAATGGCCGCTCGATACCGGCCAACGAGTCGGATCGAGTGTTGGCCGGTGTCAGTCGACCGGGACCACGAAGGTCCCGGCCAACTGCTGGCCGGCTTCCTGCATCTCGATGGCGACCTCGGTCGCCCCGGCGCGCACCAGTTCGCGCCCGTGGGCATAGTCGCGGGCCCGCGCGAGAATTCGCATTTCCGGGAACAGATAGCGCAGCAGGGCGACCAGTTCCTTCGCGCCCTTGGCTTCGCCGATGGCGACGATGACCGCCTGGGCCTTGGGGATGGCGGCGGCATCCAACGCTTCCGGGTCGGTGCCGTCGGCATGGAAGACCGGGAAGCCGAGCGCGTTGCCGTCGATGACCTTGCGCAGGTCGGTTTCCAGCACCACGAAAGCCACGCCGTGGCGCTTGAAGCGGCTCGCCACATCCTTGCCCACCCGGCCGAACCCGGCGACCACGATGTGGTCTTCCAGGTCTTCCGTGAGGGCGCGCAAGCTTTCGACGCCGGGGGCTTGGTGGGGTTCGAAGCGCCGCGACAATCCCCCGCCCAGGGCCGCCAGGAAGGGCGTAAGCGCCATGGTGACGGCGACCACCAGCAGCAAGGGCTGGGCAACCTGCCAGGGCAGGGCTCCGGCGGCCAGGGCAAGGCTCAGCAGCACGAAGGAGAATTCGCCGCCCTGGGCCATCACGATGCCCAGGCGGGCGGCGGTGACCGTCCCATAGCCGAGAACCCTTGCGGCCAGGGCGAGCACCGCTCCCTTGGCGGCCAGCACGGCCAGAACCAACCCCGCCACCAGAAAAGGCCGCTGGACCAGCAGACCGATGTCGACGTTCATGCCGACCGCCATGAAGAACAGGCCGAGCATGAGGCCCCGGAAGGGCTGAATGTCGGTTTCGACCTTGTGGCGGTATTCGGTTTCGGCGATCACCATGCCCGCCATGAAGGCCCCCAGGGCCATGGACAGACCCGCCCAATGGGTGGCGAGGGCGGTCGCCAGGATGACCAGCAGGATCAGGGCCATGGACAGTTCGGGAGCCTTGGCTTCGTCCACCAGACGCAAGGCCGGCCGTACCACCAGGCGCCCAATGGTCAGAATGATTCCCAAGGCGAGAGCGGTCTTGGCTCCGGCGATTCCGATGGCGGCCAGGGCTGCTTCGCTGTCCGCCCCGCCCAGCATGGGGATGAGCACCAGGAACGGCGCCACGGCCAGATCCTGGACCAGCAGCACCGCGATGGCCGTGCGGCCCACCCGGGTGTTCAGTTCGTGCCGTTCGATCATGACCTGGAGCACCACGGCGGTGGACGACATGGCCAGGGCGCCACCCAGGATCACCGCCGGCCCGGCCGCCACACCCCCCAGTCCCCAGGCGGCCAGGGCGACGGCGATGCCGGTTCCCGCCACCTGGGCCGCCCCGAGCGCGAAGGAACGTCGGCCCAGCATGCGGAAGCGTTCGACCGACAGTTCCAGGCCGATGGTGAACAAAAGCAGCGCGACGCCCAGTTCGGCCAGATCGAGGACTCCCTTGGCATCGGCGATCACCCTGAGCCCGTGGGGCCCGATCAGGGCGCCGGCGAACAGGTAGCCGACGACCGGGCTGGTCTTCAGGCGCTCGGAGACCGGCACCACGACCACGGTGGCGATCAGGAAGACCAGGGCCTGGATCAGATACGCATGCATGCCGCTTAAGATGGGGCAGGGACGGGGCTTCTGCCAATGGCTTCCAGGAGGCGGCCGGGAAAATCGGTAAACACCGACACGACGCCCCAGTCCAGCAGGCGCCGGGCCCTTGCCGGATCGTTCACGGTATAGCAGCGCAGGGAAAGGCCGGCGGTGCGCACTTCTTCGACTTGGCGGCGGCGCAGGTCGCCCTGGCGGCAGTGCAGGGCCCGGGCCCCCAGCCGTTCCAGCCGCGAACGCCAGTCGGCGGGAATGCGGCCCACCACCAGGGCCAGCGGCCAATCGGGAACGGCTGCGAGCGCGGCCTCGCTGAAACTGGACAGCAGCACCGGAACCGGGGTCCCCGCCAGGACCGCCGCCGCCGCCCTTGCGGTTTCGACCTCCCGTCCCGGACAAGGCTTCAATTCGACGTTCGCCCCCATATCCAGGAGCCGCAGAAGATCCATGGCCTCGGCCAGGGTCGGAACGGTTTCGCCGCCGCCGGCATCCAGCCGCCGCAACTCGGCCAGGGACAGGCGGGACAAGCGCCCCCGCCCGTTGGTCGTTCTTTCCAGCCGTTCGTCGTGGAACAGCACCGGGACGCCGTCGCGGCTCAGCTTGACGTCGAATTCCACCCAGTGCGCTCCCTGCCGGGCCGCTTCCCGCAAGGAGGCCAAGGTGTTTTCCGGGGCGCAGCCGGCGGCGCCGCGATGGCCGATGATGGCTTCAAGATGTGGCATCCAGGCACCTCATGGCCCCAAAATATGCGATTCTTAGGCTTTTGTTAACGTTAACGGCCTTATTCGGGAAGGAGTGATTCGCGAATCGCCCGCTCGGGAGGGACCTCATGAAGATCAAGAACCTGCTGCTCGCCACCGTCGCCGCCATCGCCCTGACGGTCCCTGCCCTGGCCGCCGAGGACCAGGGCGTCTTCCAACTGGCCGAGGCCAAGCCGGCCAAGGCTAACGGCAAGACGCCCCCCAAGGCCGATGCCAAGCCCAAGGCCGAACCGGCCAAGAAGGCGTACAAGACGGCCACCGTCAGCCGGGTGCGCATCGGCACCCATCCGGACAAGACCCGCCTGGTGCTCGACATGAGCGGCCCGGTGCATTACGGCCATTCCGCCGCCGCCGACAACCAGACGACGACCGTCGATCTGGAGAACGTCAAATGGACGGCGCCTGCCTCGGCCGGCGGCGGCAAAAGCGAGATCGCCTCCTACGGCTTCACCCCGGCCAACGGTAACGGCAACGGTAAGCTGGACATCAAGACCAAGTCGCCCATGAAGGTGCAGAAGATTTTCATCGTCTGTCCGGACGAAGGGGAGGGCGAAGGCCGCAAGCTGGTGGTCGATCTGGTACCGGCCAACGGGATGGCCAAGGCGCCGGCCGCCGCCCAGGCGCCCGCTGCCGAGCCGGCCAAGTTGGCGGAACCGGCCCCAGCCGCCGCGCCCGCTCCCGAACCTCAGCCCACCGGCCTGGGCGGTGTGATGGCCCCGCTGCCGGAGCCGACGAAGGCCGCCGGAGAACCTGCGACCGGCACCGGCGCCTATCTGCGCCTGGATGCCGGCCTCGCCATCACCCACGATCCGGAACTCAGCCCCAACAATGCCTGGCCCACGGGCCGCGGGACCCAGGCGGAAAGCGACAGCGGCGACAGCTTTGCCGGACAGGTCGGCATCGGCTATCGCTTCAGCCCGGAATTCCGCTCCGATATCACGCTGGGGCTCCATAACCAGACGGTGGAGTACGGGTCTCCCGGCGGGGGCTCGACCGTCAAGGGCGAGACCGACATCCGCAGCCTGGTGACCATGCTGAACGCCTATTACGACATCGGCACCTTCGACGGGCTCACGCCGTACCTGGGCGCCGGCATCGGCTGGGCCCACCATTGGTCCGAGGACATCAACCATACCTCGACGGCCGGCCGGTCGGGCAGCGAGAAGGGCGACGACTCCAACACCTTCGCCTGGGGAGTGGGCGGCGGCGTGGCCTATGCCCTGTCCCCCGAATGGGTGGTGGACCTGTCCTACCGCTTCACCGACCTGGGCAAGCCCGACGTCGCCAAGGGATGGACCGACAGTGCGGGCACGGCTTACGGCGCCACCACCTTGGGCGACCACCTGCGGTCCCACGACATCATGATCGGGTTGCGCTACCAGTTCTGAGGCTGGCGACGCGGTGGCGGAGGCCCTCCAGGGCCGGTCCCCGTTCGGCGTGGTCGGCCAGCTTGGCGACGATGCCGTCGATCTGCGGGCGGGGGCCAGGCAGGACATCCAACCCGAAGGAGACTGGCGTCAAACTTTCTCCGGCAGCGAAGGAGGCCAAAGTGCTTGATGGCCTTGCGCTTAAGTCTCGCTTCTGGTAGGTTACATGTAACCTAGGATGCGGAGCGTATAATGGCGACACCGGCAAATAGGCGGCAGGATTCGCGCGAAAAGGTGAGGAGCTATCGCGAGCGTATGCGTGCGCGCGGCCTTCGACCGATTCAGATTTGGGTTCCCGACACCCGAACGACACGGTTCGCCGAAGAGGCCCATCGCCAATCCCTTGTCGTGGCGAAAAGTGCGAGCGAGCGGGAGGATCAAGCCTTCATCGACGCAGTTACGGACCATGATCGGGCATGAGGCGCGGCGAGGTGTGGACGGTCTCGGGCTCCGGCTATGCCGGCAAGCCGCGCCCGGCCGTAGTTGTCCAGGATGATCGGTTCGATGCCACCGCGTCCGTGACGGTCTGCGTGTTCACCACGGACGAGACGGAGGCGCCTTTGTTCCGGATTCCGGTCGCCCCGAGCGAAGGAAACGGCCTGCGCGCCGTGTCGCGACTGATGGTCGACAAGATCACG is a window encoding:
- a CDS encoding monovalent cation:proton antiporter-2 (CPA2) family protein, coding for MHAYLIQALVFLIATVVVVPVSERLKTSPVVGYLFAGALIGPHGLRVIADAKGVLDLAELGVALLLFTIGLELSVERFRMLGRRSFALGAAQVAGTGIAVALAAWGLGGVAAGPAVILGGALAMSSTAVVLQVMIERHELNTRVGRTAIAVLLVQDLAVAPFLVLIPMLGGADSEAALAAIGIAGAKTALALGIILTIGRLVVRPALRLVDEAKAPELSMALILLVILATALATHWAGLSMALGAFMAGMVIAETEYRHKVETDIQPFRGLMLGLFFMAVGMNVDIGLLVQRPFLVAGLVLAVLAAKGAVLALAARVLGYGTVTAARLGIVMAQGGEFSFVLLSLALAAGALPWQVAQPLLLVVAVTMALTPFLAALGGGLSRRFEPHQAPGVESLRALTEDLEDHIVVAGFGRVGKDVASRFKRHGVAFVVLETDLRKVIDGNALGFPVFHADGTDPEALDAAAIPKAQAVIVAIGEAKGAKELVALLRYLFPEMRILARARDYAHGRELVRAGATEVAIEMQEAGQQLAGTFVVPVD
- a CDS encoding glycerophosphoryl diester phosphodiesterase gives rise to the protein MPHLEAIIGHRGAAGCAPENTLASLREAARQGAHWVEFDVKLSRDGVPVLFHDERLERTTNGRGRLSRLSLAELRRLDAGGGETVPTLAEAMDLLRLLDMGANVELKPCPGREVETARAAAAVLAGTPVPVLLSSFSEAALAAVPDWPLALVVGRIPADWRSRLERLGARALHCRQGDLRRRQVEEVRTAGLSLRCYTVNDPARARRLLDWGVVSVFTDFPGRLLEAIGRSPVPAPS
- a CDS encoding porin family protein produces the protein MKIKNLLLATVAAIALTVPALAAEDQGVFQLAEAKPAKANGKTPPKADAKPKAEPAKKAYKTATVSRVRIGTHPDKTRLVLDMSGPVHYGHSAAADNQTTTVDLENVKWTAPASAGGGKSEIASYGFTPANGNGNGKLDIKTKSPMKVQKIFIVCPDEGEGEGRKLVVDLVPANGMAKAPAAAQAPAAEPAKLAEPAPAAAPAPEPQPTGLGGVMAPLPEPTKAAGEPATGTGAYLRLDAGLAITHDPELSPNNAWPTGRGTQAESDSGDSFAGQVGIGYRFSPEFRSDITLGLHNQTVEYGSPGGGSTVKGETDIRSLVTMLNAYYDIGTFDGLTPYLGAGIGWAHHWSEDINHTSTAGRSGSEKGDDSNTFAWGVGGGVAYALSPEWVVDLSYRFTDLGKPDVAKGWTDSAGTAYGATTLGDHLRSHDIMIGLRYQF
- a CDS encoding antitoxin MazE family protein, which produces MRARGLRPIQIWVPDTRTTRFAEEAHRQSLVVAKSASEREDQAFIDAVTDHDRA
- a CDS encoding type II toxin-antitoxin system PemK/MazF family toxin, with protein sequence MRRGEVWTVSGSGYAGKPRPAVVVQDDRFDATASVTVCVFTTDETEAPLFRIPVAPSEGNGLRAVSRLMVDKITTVSKDRMGDRIGHLDDADVVRLNRAILVFLGLA